From a single Vitis vinifera cultivar Pinot Noir 40024 chromosome 18, ASM3070453v1 genomic region:
- the LOC100253283 gene encoding protein PARTING DANCERS homolog — MANFKAICRDPTAQNPPNVSSSGSGGVCMMRNTWRDEQHPSFINFISSFLKANSFRLNFVPIAPDFIFNCGGLSVAFVFVTNWDCNNYLPTFSRVKKLKEQFAHLYIVVTLPTREQNDSFVHSYFKLGMELGRPTFVPVQDMEMGFEKIVKIAHARGVCKRQDVISKLRAERKKSVQGMDVFLRVITSIPGIDNHDANSLNQAIGSIKAIAKASKDYILENTDLSSDKAETITRFFRDPKFYLSPKIN, encoded by the exons ATGGCGAATTTCAAAGCAATTTGCAGAGATCCAACGGCTCAGAATCCTCCAAATGTCTCGAGCTCAG GAAGTGGTGGGGTTTGTATGATGAGGAACACATGGAGAGATGAACAGCACCCATCATTCATCAACTTCATCTCCTCCTTCCTCAAAGCAAATTCTTTCCGTCTTAACTTCGTCCCGATTGCCCCT GATTTCATTTTCAACTGTGGTGGTTTATCAGTGGCCTTTGTTTTTGTGACAAACTGGGACTGTAACAACTACTTGCCAACCTTTAGCAG GGTAAAGAAACTAAAGGAGCAATTTGCACATCTCTACATTGTCGTCACGCTTCCAACCAGGGAGCAAAATGATTCTTTTGTGCACTCTTACTTCAA GCTTGGAATGGAGCTTGGAAGGCCTACATTTGTGCCAGTTCAAGACATGGAGATGGGCTTTGAGAAGATCGTGAAGATAGCTCATGCCCGTGGAG TATGTAAGAGGCAGGATGTGATATCCAAATTGAGGGCTGAG AGGAAGAAATCAGTGCAAGGAATGGACGTATTCCTAAGAGTAATCACTTCCATACCTGGAATTgataaccatgatgcaaattCG CTTAATCAAGCCATTGGTTCGATCAAAGCAATTGCCAAAGCATCAAAGGATTATATTTTGGAGAACACAGACCTTTCATCTGACAAGGCGGAGACGATTACAAGGTTTTTTAGAGATCCAAAGTTTTATCTCAGTCCAAAAATCAATTGA
- the LOC100258602 gene encoding bifunctional aspartokinase/homoserine dehydrogenase, chloroplastic isoform X2: MGYVCQWGRRKSSNMQLISASVMDVSLDKSMEKVQLPKGDNWSVHKFGGTCVGTSERIKNVAEIIVKDDSERKLVVVSAMSKVTDMMYDLIYKAQSRDDSYISAVDAVLEKHRLTALDLLDGDDLASFLSRLHHDINEIKEMLRAIYIAGHASELFSDIIVGHGELWSAQMLSSVVRKKGIDCKWMDTRDVLIVNPTSANQVDPDFVESEMRLEKWFFQNPSKTIVATGFIASTPQNIPTTLKRDGSDFSAAIMGALFRARQVTIWTDVDGVYSADPRKVAEAVILNQLSYQEAWEMSYFGANVLHPRTIIPVMQYGIPIVIRNIFNLSAPGTMICRPSVDENEGNQRLESPVKGFATIDNVALINVEGTGMAGVPGTASAIFSAVKDVGANVIMISQASSEHSVCFAVPEKEVEAVAEALQSRFRQALDAGRLSQVAVVPNCSILATVGQRMASTPGVSASLFSALAKANINIRAIAQGCSEYNITVVVKREDCIRALKAVHSRFYLSRTTIAMGIIGPGLIGGTLLDQLRDQAAVLKEDFNIDLRVMGITGSRTMLLSDSGIDLSRWRELIKEKGEVGDMHKFVNHVHGNHFIPNTALVDCTADSNVASHYHEWLRKGIHVITPNKKANSGPLDQYLKLRALQRQSYTHYFYEATVGAGLPIISTLRGLLETGDKILRIEGIFSGTLSYIFNNFKGTRRFSEVVMEAKQAGYTEPDPRDDLSGTDVARKVIILARESGLKLELADTPVQSLVPEPLRATASADEFMQQLPQYDEDLAKQLQDAEDAGEVLRYVGVVDVVNKKGLVELRRYKNDHPFAQLSGSDNIIAFTTARYKNQPLIVRGPGAGAQVTAGGIFSDVLRLASYLGAPS, from the exons ATGGGTTATGTTTGTCAGTGGGGGAGAAGAAAGTCATCAAATATGCAACTCATCTCTGCTTCAGTTATGG ATGTTTCATTGGACAAGTCCATGGAAAAAGTTCAGCTTCCCAAAGGTGACAATTGGTCTGTCCATAAGTTTGGTGGCACCTGTGTGGGAACCTCTGAAAGGATCAAGAATGTTGCAGAGATAATTGTTAAAGATGATTCGGAAAGGAAGTTAGTGGTTGTGTCTGCAATGTCAAAGGTGACAGATATGATGTATGACCTCATCTACAAAGCACAATCACGAGATGACTCCTATATATCTGCAGTGGATGCTGTTTTAGAAAAGCACAGATTAACAGCACTTGATCTGCTTGATGGGGATGATCTTGCAAGTTTCTTATCACGGTTGCACCATGACATCAATGAAATCAAAGAGATGCTTCGGGCAATATATATAG CTGGTCATGCATCAGAGCTCTTTTCAGATATTATCGTAGGACATGGAGAGCTATGGTCTGCCCAGATGTTATCATCTGTTGTCAGAAAG AAAGGCATTGATTGCAAATGGATGGATACAAGGGATGTCCTTATTGTAAACCCTACTAGTGCTAATCAAGTTGATCCTGATTTTGTAGAATCTGAAATGAGACTTGAGAAATGGTTCTTCCAAAACCCATCTAAGACAATCGTTGCTACTGGTTTCATAGCTAGTACACCTCAAAATATTCCTACAACTTTAAAGAGAGATGGAAGTGATTTCTCTGCAGCTATAATGGGCGCTTTATTCAGGGCTCGTCAGGTCACAATTTGGACAGATGTTGATGGTGTGTACAGTGCAGACCCCAGAAAAG TTGCTGAGGCCGTGATACTGAATCAACTGTCTTACCAAGAGGCCTGGGAAATG TCATATTTTGGAGCAAATGTGCTGCATCCCCGCACCATCATTCCAGTGATGCAATATGGCATTCCGATTGTAATAAGGAATATTTTCAATCTCTCTGCACCTGGAACAATGATTTGTCGGCCTTCTGTTGATGAAAATGAAGGTAACCAGCGTTTGGAGTCTCCTGTGAAAGGGTTTGCAACAATTGACAATGTGGCACTCATAAATGTTGAAGG AACTGGAATGGCTGGTGTTCCTGGTACAGCTAGTGCCATTTTTTCTGCTGTGAAAGATGTGGGAGCTAATGTTATTATGATATCACAG GCTAGTAGTGAGCATTCTGTGTGTTTTGCTGTTCCCGAGAAGGAAGTagaagctgttgctgaagcttTACAATCTAGATTCCGTCAGGCTTTGGATGCTGGTCGTCTTTCTCAG GTTGCGGTGGTACCAAACTGTAGCATCTTGGCCACGGTTGGCCAGAGAATGGCGAGTACACCTGGAGTCAGTGCCAGTCTTTTCAGTGCACTGGCTAAA GCTAATATTAACATCCGTGCCATAGCTCAAGGTTGCTCTGAGTATAATATAACTGTAGTTGTCAAGCGAGAAGATTGTATAAGGGCCCTGAAAGCTGTCCACTCAAGGTTTTATCTCTCAAGAACCACAATAGCAATGGGCATTATTGGACCTGGATTGATCGGTGGCACATTACTTGACCAGCTCAGGGATCAG GCAGCTGTCCTTAAGGAAGACTTTAACATTGATTTGCGTGTGATGGGAATTACAGGCTCAAGGACAATGCTTTTGAGTGATTC GGGAATTGACTTATCAAGATGGAGAGAACTTATAAAGGAGAAAGGAGAAGTGGGTGACATGCATAAATTCGTTAACCATGTGCATGGGAACCATTTTATCCCAAATACTGCGTTGGTGGATTGTACAGCAGACTCTAATGTTGCTAGCCATTACCATGAATGGTTGCGAAAAGGGATTCATGTAATCACCCCAAACAAAAAAGCAAATTCCGGTCCACTTGATCAG TATTTGAAGTTGAGGGCTCTTCAGAGGCAATCGTATACACATTACTTCTATGAAGCCACTGTCGGGGCCGGCCTCCCAATCATTAGCACCTTACGAGGTCTCCTTGAAACTGGAGACAAAATATTGCGCATTGAAGGCATTTTCAG TGGGACTTTGAGCTATATCTTCAACAACTTTAAGGGCACACGAAGATTCAGTGAGGTGGTGATGGAGGCCAAACAGGCTGGTTATACCGAGCCAGATCCAAGGGATGATCTATCTGGAACAGATGTTGCCAGAAAG GTGATAATTCTTGCTAGAGAATCTGGTCTAAAACTGGAACTTGCGGATACTCCTGTTCAAAGTCTCGTGCCAGAACCATTAAGA GCTACTGCATCAGCCGATGAATTTATGCAGCAGTTGCCACAATACGACGAAGACTTGGCTAAGCAACTACAAGATGCTGAGGATGCAGGGGAA GTCCTGAGATACGTAGGGGTGGTGGATGTGGTTAACAAAAAGGGGCTCGTGGAGCTGCGAAGATACAAGAACGACCACCCCTTTGCCCAGCTTTCCGGCTCTGATAACATCATTGCTTTCACAACTGCAAGGTACAAGAACCAGCCTCTTATAGTCCGGGGGCCTGGTGCTGGCGCCCAAGTAACCGCCGGCGGTATATTCAGCGACGTATTGCGCCTTGCCTCCTACCTTGGTGCCCCATCATAA
- the LOC100258602 gene encoding bifunctional aspartokinase/homoserine dehydrogenase 1, chloroplastic isoform X1 has product MALSSSISSSLCKLSSQNALSPDSNSNKIFNSRCGPFSSVHQLPICKMGYVCQWGRRKSSNMQLISASVMDVSLDKSMEKVQLPKGDNWSVHKFGGTCVGTSERIKNVAEIIVKDDSERKLVVVSAMSKVTDMMYDLIYKAQSRDDSYISAVDAVLEKHRLTALDLLDGDDLASFLSRLHHDINEIKEMLRAIYIAGHASELFSDIIVGHGELWSAQMLSSVVRKKGIDCKWMDTRDVLIVNPTSANQVDPDFVESEMRLEKWFFQNPSKTIVATGFIASTPQNIPTTLKRDGSDFSAAIMGALFRARQVTIWTDVDGVYSADPRKVAEAVILNQLSYQEAWEMSYFGANVLHPRTIIPVMQYGIPIVIRNIFNLSAPGTMICRPSVDENEGNQRLESPVKGFATIDNVALINVEGTGMAGVPGTASAIFSAVKDVGANVIMISQASSEHSVCFAVPEKEVEAVAEALQSRFRQALDAGRLSQVAVVPNCSILATVGQRMASTPGVSASLFSALAKANINIRAIAQGCSEYNITVVVKREDCIRALKAVHSRFYLSRTTIAMGIIGPGLIGGTLLDQLRDQAAVLKEDFNIDLRVMGITGSRTMLLSDSGIDLSRWRELIKEKGEVGDMHKFVNHVHGNHFIPNTALVDCTADSNVASHYHEWLRKGIHVITPNKKANSGPLDQYLKLRALQRQSYTHYFYEATVGAGLPIISTLRGLLETGDKILRIEGIFSGTLSYIFNNFKGTRRFSEVVMEAKQAGYTEPDPRDDLSGTDVARKVIILARESGLKLELADTPVQSLVPEPLRATASADEFMQQLPQYDEDLAKQLQDAEDAGEVLRYVGVVDVVNKKGLVELRRYKNDHPFAQLSGSDNIIAFTTARYKNQPLIVRGPGAGAQVTAGGIFSDVLRLASYLGAPS; this is encoded by the exons ATGGCGCTCTCTTCTTCAATCTCGTCTTCTCTCTGTAAGCTCTCTTCGCAAAATGCACTCTCTCCCGATTCCAATTCGAATAAGATCTTCAATTCTCGATGCGGGCCTTTCTCTTCTGTCCACCAATTACCGATCTGCAA AATGGGTTATGTTTGTCAGTGGGGGAGAAGAAAGTCATCAAATATGCAACTCATCTCTGCTTCAGTTATGG ATGTTTCATTGGACAAGTCCATGGAAAAAGTTCAGCTTCCCAAAGGTGACAATTGGTCTGTCCATAAGTTTGGTGGCACCTGTGTGGGAACCTCTGAAAGGATCAAGAATGTTGCAGAGATAATTGTTAAAGATGATTCGGAAAGGAAGTTAGTGGTTGTGTCTGCAATGTCAAAGGTGACAGATATGATGTATGACCTCATCTACAAAGCACAATCACGAGATGACTCCTATATATCTGCAGTGGATGCTGTTTTAGAAAAGCACAGATTAACAGCACTTGATCTGCTTGATGGGGATGATCTTGCAAGTTTCTTATCACGGTTGCACCATGACATCAATGAAATCAAAGAGATGCTTCGGGCAATATATATAG CTGGTCATGCATCAGAGCTCTTTTCAGATATTATCGTAGGACATGGAGAGCTATGGTCTGCCCAGATGTTATCATCTGTTGTCAGAAAG AAAGGCATTGATTGCAAATGGATGGATACAAGGGATGTCCTTATTGTAAACCCTACTAGTGCTAATCAAGTTGATCCTGATTTTGTAGAATCTGAAATGAGACTTGAGAAATGGTTCTTCCAAAACCCATCTAAGACAATCGTTGCTACTGGTTTCATAGCTAGTACACCTCAAAATATTCCTACAACTTTAAAGAGAGATGGAAGTGATTTCTCTGCAGCTATAATGGGCGCTTTATTCAGGGCTCGTCAGGTCACAATTTGGACAGATGTTGATGGTGTGTACAGTGCAGACCCCAGAAAAG TTGCTGAGGCCGTGATACTGAATCAACTGTCTTACCAAGAGGCCTGGGAAATG TCATATTTTGGAGCAAATGTGCTGCATCCCCGCACCATCATTCCAGTGATGCAATATGGCATTCCGATTGTAATAAGGAATATTTTCAATCTCTCTGCACCTGGAACAATGATTTGTCGGCCTTCTGTTGATGAAAATGAAGGTAACCAGCGTTTGGAGTCTCCTGTGAAAGGGTTTGCAACAATTGACAATGTGGCACTCATAAATGTTGAAGG AACTGGAATGGCTGGTGTTCCTGGTACAGCTAGTGCCATTTTTTCTGCTGTGAAAGATGTGGGAGCTAATGTTATTATGATATCACAG GCTAGTAGTGAGCATTCTGTGTGTTTTGCTGTTCCCGAGAAGGAAGTagaagctgttgctgaagcttTACAATCTAGATTCCGTCAGGCTTTGGATGCTGGTCGTCTTTCTCAG GTTGCGGTGGTACCAAACTGTAGCATCTTGGCCACGGTTGGCCAGAGAATGGCGAGTACACCTGGAGTCAGTGCCAGTCTTTTCAGTGCACTGGCTAAA GCTAATATTAACATCCGTGCCATAGCTCAAGGTTGCTCTGAGTATAATATAACTGTAGTTGTCAAGCGAGAAGATTGTATAAGGGCCCTGAAAGCTGTCCACTCAAGGTTTTATCTCTCAAGAACCACAATAGCAATGGGCATTATTGGACCTGGATTGATCGGTGGCACATTACTTGACCAGCTCAGGGATCAG GCAGCTGTCCTTAAGGAAGACTTTAACATTGATTTGCGTGTGATGGGAATTACAGGCTCAAGGACAATGCTTTTGAGTGATTC GGGAATTGACTTATCAAGATGGAGAGAACTTATAAAGGAGAAAGGAGAAGTGGGTGACATGCATAAATTCGTTAACCATGTGCATGGGAACCATTTTATCCCAAATACTGCGTTGGTGGATTGTACAGCAGACTCTAATGTTGCTAGCCATTACCATGAATGGTTGCGAAAAGGGATTCATGTAATCACCCCAAACAAAAAAGCAAATTCCGGTCCACTTGATCAG TATTTGAAGTTGAGGGCTCTTCAGAGGCAATCGTATACACATTACTTCTATGAAGCCACTGTCGGGGCCGGCCTCCCAATCATTAGCACCTTACGAGGTCTCCTTGAAACTGGAGACAAAATATTGCGCATTGAAGGCATTTTCAG TGGGACTTTGAGCTATATCTTCAACAACTTTAAGGGCACACGAAGATTCAGTGAGGTGGTGATGGAGGCCAAACAGGCTGGTTATACCGAGCCAGATCCAAGGGATGATCTATCTGGAACAGATGTTGCCAGAAAG GTGATAATTCTTGCTAGAGAATCTGGTCTAAAACTGGAACTTGCGGATACTCCTGTTCAAAGTCTCGTGCCAGAACCATTAAGA GCTACTGCATCAGCCGATGAATTTATGCAGCAGTTGCCACAATACGACGAAGACTTGGCTAAGCAACTACAAGATGCTGAGGATGCAGGGGAA GTCCTGAGATACGTAGGGGTGGTGGATGTGGTTAACAAAAAGGGGCTCGTGGAGCTGCGAAGATACAAGAACGACCACCCCTTTGCCCAGCTTTCCGGCTCTGATAACATCATTGCTTTCACAACTGCAAGGTACAAGAACCAGCCTCTTATAGTCCGGGGGCCTGGTGCTGGCGCCCAAGTAACCGCCGGCGGTATATTCAGCGACGTATTGCGCCTTGCCTCCTACCTTGGTGCCCCATCATAA